A genomic window from Gossypium hirsutum isolate 1008001.06 chromosome D12, Gossypium_hirsutum_v2.1, whole genome shotgun sequence includes:
- the LOC107931069 gene encoding uncharacterized protein: MAMEDNKGNKRTRVEFEDFETEGNLESVHNSKLARVDSENTGSNSSEVTYVEPDPDDEGIQSPDVKRIQEDLLDILDDSDPVIGLDPEIQGLDLVIKSFEEEISVPAQDPVQELDSGESRLELGFGLEASGYELDLPPDFEEKLATLDVEEGGGTGAVGLADMMGYEFPIPSYESFEFGVGGDWVINSDNNNSHSKSGDCVAFGGLFDTSADISELTWRPESLSAL; the protein is encoded by the coding sequence ATGGCGATGGAGGATAATAAAGGAAACAAGAGAACTCGAGTAGAGTTTGAGGATTTTGAAACGGAGGGTAACTTGGAGTCGGTCCATAATTCAAAGCTCGCTCGAGTTGACTCGGAGAATACGGGCTCGAACTCTTCTGAGGTTACTTACGTGGAACCTGATCCTGACGATGAGGGAATTCAGTCGCCGGATGTGAAGCGTATCCAGGAAGATTTGCTTGATATCTTGGACGATTCGGATCCGGTTATTGGACTTGATCCGGAGATTCAGGGTCTCGACTTGGTTATCAAAAGCTTCGAAGAAGAGATCTCGGTCCCCGCTCAGGATCCGGTACAGGAATTAGATTCCGGCGAGTCCCGGCTGGAGCTAGGGTTTGGTTTAGAAGCTTCTGGATACGAGTTGGATTTACCGCCGGATTTTGAGGAGAAACTTGCGACCCTTGATGTCGAGGAAGGTGGAGGGACAGGAGCAGTTGGATTAGCGGATATGATGGGGTATGAATTTCCGATTCCGAGTTACGAATCGTTCGAGTTTGGAGTCGGCGGTGACTGGGTTATCAATAGCGATAATAATAATAGCCATAGTAAAAGCGGTGATTGTGTGGCGTTTGGAGGTTTATTTGATACATCGGCGGATATTTCGGAGTTGACGTGGCGCCCTGAATCGCTCTCTGctttatag
- the LOC121224435 gene encoding vacuolar protein sorting-associated protein 13-like protein → MEKEKRKRSEKERKDGVTMESTKKKKKKVRKVEEEDGGVGEEEEEEVEEFFAILRRMKAVVKYFNKSGGSEGWRAAVESEKTVAVVDEDDDDVKDDIDNNNDNNNNNNNNNNNNRREAVAENGALDLNEAPEEKEEEDPMS, encoded by the coding sequence ATGGAGAAGGAGAAGAGGAAAAGGAgcgagaaagaaaggaaagacgGAGTAACAATGGAGTcaacgaagaagaagaagaagaaggtgaGGAAGGTAGAGGAAGAAGACGGCGGCGTTGGCGAGGAAGAAGAGGAGGAAGTGGAGGAGTTCTTCGCTATACTGAGGAGGATGAAAGCGGTGGTTAAGTATTTCAACAAAAGCGGAGGAAGCGAAGGGTGGAGGGCGGCCGTGGAGTCTGAGAAAACGGTTGCGGTAGTCGATGAAGATGACGATGACGTCAAGGATGATATTGATAATAAcaacgataataataataataataataataataataataataatagaagggAAGCCGTGGCGGAGAACGGTGCTTTGGACCTGAACGAAGCGCCGGAGGAAAAGGAAGAGGAGGATCCGATGAGCTGA